One window of the Desmospora profundinema genome contains the following:
- a CDS encoding ATP phosphoribosyltransferase regulatory subunit gives MGKPREFEKPMGVRDFLPEMACKKQWVERQVEERFSAWGYQEVITPTLEFYDTVGGASAIDEDKLFKLLDGQGKTLVLRPDQTAPIARVVASLMREVSLPIRLFYHANVFRAQEREAGRSAEFFQSGVELVGDDSPEADAEVLALAVESLQACDVGSIQLAIGHIGLLDALLMEQLNDRQTAEELRECLGRRNLVEYSTRVASLELSEERKARLLSVLNRRGDDRVLHLWKETESPRVREMIAHLEAVWEALRDWGMDRFMVLDLSLVGSLDYYTGLYFEGYGAASYYLLSGGRYDRLLNRFDRPAPARGFALKTDRLIMASRGTGTKKERITLTYDRTNRKQAFQEAERLRKQGKAVTLRLVEGSSPVAIHSDAGEDSGRVETCAAMQEEVGENG, from the coding sequence ATGGGTAAGCCGCGCGAATTTGAAAAACCGATGGGTGTCCGTGATTTTCTGCCGGAGATGGCCTGCAAAAAACAGTGGGTGGAACGACAGGTGGAGGAACGGTTTTCGGCCTGGGGTTACCAGGAAGTGATCACCCCCACGTTGGAGTTTTACGACACGGTCGGCGGTGCCAGCGCCATCGATGAGGATAAACTGTTCAAGTTGCTGGACGGACAAGGAAAGACTCTGGTTCTTCGTCCCGATCAGACAGCCCCCATCGCCCGGGTGGTTGCTTCGCTGATGAGGGAGGTCTCTCTGCCGATCCGGTTGTTTTACCATGCCAATGTGTTTCGAGCCCAGGAGAGGGAGGCGGGCCGGAGCGCGGAATTTTTTCAATCCGGGGTCGAGTTGGTAGGGGATGATTCCCCTGAAGCGGATGCCGAGGTGTTGGCTTTGGCGGTGGAATCGCTTCAGGCATGCGATGTCGGGTCGATTCAACTGGCGATCGGGCACATCGGACTGCTGGACGCACTCCTGATGGAACAGTTAAACGACCGTCAGACGGCAGAAGAACTTCGTGAATGCTTGGGAAGGCGCAATCTGGTGGAGTACAGCACCCGTGTCGCCTCTCTGGAATTGAGTGAGGAACGAAAAGCGCGCTTGCTGTCGGTCTTAAACCGTCGCGGGGACGACCGTGTTCTCCACCTTTGGAAAGAGACGGAAAGTCCCCGGGTGCGGGAGATGATCGCCCATTTGGAAGCCGTCTGGGAAGCGCTTCGCGACTGGGGGATGGACCGCTTCATGGTGTTGGATCTCAGTCTGGTGGGAAGCTTGGATTATTATACCGGACTTTATTTTGAAGGATACGGTGCGGCCAGCTACTACTTGTTAAGCGGAGGGCGCTATGATCGATTATTGAACCGGTTTGACCGTCCCGCACCCGCCCGCGGGTTTGCGTTGAAGACCGACCGGCTGATTATGGCCAGCAGAGGGACCGGTACGAAAAAAGAACGAATCACCCTCACCTACGATCGGACCAATCGAAAACAGGCCTTTCAAGAAGCGGAACGGCTGCGCAAGCAGGGAAAAGCTGTCACGTTACGACTGGTGGAAGGGTCAAGCCCGGTGGCGATTCATAGCGATGCCGGGGAAGACAGTGGCCGGGTTGAGACTTGTGCGGCGATGCAGGAGGAGGTGGGGGAGAATGGATGA
- the hisA gene encoding 1-(5-phosphoribosyl)-5-[(5-phosphoribosylamino)methylideneamino]imidazole-4-carboxamide isomerase — protein MTFTLYPAIDLRGGRCVRLFQGDYDQETVYDNDPVAVARRFAGQGALWLHVVDLDAARTGEPVNMEVIRKMVRAVDCPVQVGGGVRGMERLQQLLDAGVQRVVIGSAAVDNPSFVKEALGRYGDRIALGLDARDGMVATHGWLDTSDVPAERLAKEMVALGAETFIFTDIARDGTLTGPNVEAIRSLAQVTGREVIASGGVRTNDDLSELARYRDEGVAGAIVGKALYTGAVCLDEALLSVKKEAGS, from the coding sequence ATGACGTTCACCCTGTATCCGGCGATCGATCTCAGAGGGGGGCGGTGCGTCCGCCTCTTTCAAGGGGATTATGATCAAGAAACCGTTTATGACAACGATCCGGTGGCGGTGGCTCGCCGCTTTGCCGGTCAAGGTGCCTTGTGGCTGCACGTGGTGGACCTGGACGCCGCTCGCACCGGAGAGCCGGTCAACATGGAAGTGATTCGCAAGATGGTTCGTGCCGTCGACTGTCCGGTTCAGGTGGGAGGTGGCGTTCGTGGGATGGAACGTCTCCAGCAATTATTGGACGCCGGAGTACAACGGGTGGTGATCGGCTCTGCCGCTGTGGACAATCCTTCGTTTGTAAAGGAGGCGCTGGGCCGCTACGGTGACCGGATCGCCCTGGGATTGGATGCGCGGGATGGGATGGTGGCCACCCATGGGTGGCTGGATACCTCCGATGTTCCTGCGGAACGTCTGGCTAAGGAAATGGTGGCTTTGGGAGCGGAAACCTTCATCTTTACCGATATTGCCAGGGATGGAACCTTAACCGGCCCCAATGTAGAAGCGATCCGGTCGTTGGCACAGGTGACGGGGCGGGAGGTGATCGCTTCCGGCGGTGTTCGTACCAACGATGATCTGTCTGAGCTGGCCCGTTATCGCGACGAAGGAGTGGCGGGCGCCATCGTGGGCAAAGCGTTGTATACGGGAGCGGTTTGCTTAGATGAAGCGCTGCTGTCGGTGAAAAAGGAGGCGGGCTCATGA
- a CDS encoding Mbeg1-like protein, translating into MKIFKNMKDVLSNRRGSQVIEYVAVMAGAALLAIILMEVMESDKIQSALKEKIGCAIMQEACDDAPIDDENPDSRKWFALPKIELPPLPSPTNLFSDKSDYEINTADYQGTDQDQPNLTQLNVSGPRHKQTPEKDKRKSHQALEEFFKEERKRPHGTAGEVDLSDDQLMAAAQLAYDEKDVDVDEMFRRLGDGWEEDEDLFMDEKDGFQGRVLFNKDTGEVIISYRGTDPGLKDKADLKSNYQLTIGVDANQDQSAREFYQRALASYQGDEYQVVQVGHSLGGYLAQKMALENKIPTFTYNAPGVQSMTLNQHQANRSGIYDNIVKSYTMKNDVVGTYGTHVGEAYEFHKQGPVKVDDYKLTNRSNNLPDARLAMLLRDHFKSHGVEKLEPFAEEDGHFDLDR; encoded by the coding sequence TTGAAGATTTTTAAGAATATGAAGGATGTGTTGTCTAACCGACGCGGTTCACAGGTCATAGAGTATGTGGCCGTCATGGCTGGAGCCGCTCTACTGGCCATCATCCTCATGGAAGTAATGGAAAGCGATAAAATCCAGAGCGCTCTCAAGGAGAAAATCGGTTGTGCCATTATGCAAGAAGCATGTGACGACGCTCCCATCGACGATGAGAACCCCGACAGCCGTAAATGGTTTGCATTACCCAAGATCGAGCTGCCACCATTGCCGTCTCCGACCAATTTGTTCTCCGACAAATCGGACTATGAGATCAATACGGCGGATTATCAGGGGACTGATCAGGATCAGCCGAATCTAACGCAATTAAATGTATCGGGTCCGAGACACAAACAAACTCCAGAAAAGGATAAAAGAAAATCACATCAAGCACTTGAAGAATTTTTTAAAGAAGAACGCAAAAGACCTCATGGGACAGCTGGAGAAGTCGATTTATCCGATGATCAACTAATGGCCGCTGCACAGTTGGCGTATGATGAAAAAGATGTCGATGTAGACGAGATGTTTAGGCGTTTAGGCGATGGTTGGGAAGAGGATGAAGATTTATTTATGGATGAGAAAGATGGTTTTCAAGGTAGGGTGTTGTTTAATAAAGATACAGGCGAAGTGATTATCTCATACAGAGGAACCGATCCTGGCTTAAAAGATAAAGCAGACCTTAAATCTAACTATCAATTAACGATAGGCGTCGATGCAAACCAAGATCAATCTGCCAGAGAGTTTTATCAACGGGCTTTGGCAAGTTACCAAGGGGACGAATACCAGGTGGTTCAGGTAGGACATTCACTGGGAGGTTATCTGGCACAAAAAATGGCATTGGAAAACAAAATCCCGACCTTCACCTATAATGCTCCCGGTGTCCAAAGCATGACTTTAAACCAACATCAAGCCAACCGATCAGGTATATATGATAATATTGTAAAAAGCTATACCATGAAAAATGATGTGGTTGGCACCTATGGAACCCATGTGGGGGAAGCATATGAATTTCATAAACAGGGTCCTGTAAAGGTGGATGATTATAAGCTTACGAATCGATCCAATAATCTCCCGGATGCAAGACTGGCAATGCTTCTCCGTGATCACTTTAAATCTCATGGTGTCGAAAAACTAGAGCCTTTCGCCGAGGAGGATGGTCACTTCGATTTAGACCGGTAG
- the hisG gene encoding ATP phosphoribosyltransferase, giving the protein MDEGEKLVVAMPKGRIFEEALVLLRESGLSVPADLATDSRKLTVEVPEEGLSFLMVKPMDVPTYVEHGVADLGVVGKDVLMEEERDVYELLDLGISPCRISVAGTRDWKPVLNPKVASKYPRIADRYFREKGQQVEVIHLNGSVELAPLIGLADRIVDIVSTGRTLQENGLVELEEIAPITSRLIANRASYRLKSTAVNGMAERMSRVVHKKEVPL; this is encoded by the coding sequence ATGGATGAAGGGGAAAAGTTGGTCGTTGCGATGCCCAAGGGGCGCATCTTTGAGGAGGCGCTTGTTTTATTGCGGGAATCCGGTTTGTCGGTTCCGGCGGATTTGGCGACGGACTCCCGCAAGTTGACCGTGGAAGTTCCGGAAGAAGGACTCTCTTTTCTTATGGTGAAACCGATGGATGTACCCACTTATGTGGAGCACGGGGTGGCCGATTTGGGTGTGGTGGGCAAAGATGTGCTGATGGAGGAAGAGCGGGATGTGTATGAACTGTTGGACCTTGGGATCAGTCCCTGCCGCATTTCGGTGGCGGGGACCCGCGACTGGAAGCCGGTGCTCAATCCCAAAGTAGCATCCAAATATCCCCGTATTGCGGATCGCTACTTCCGTGAAAAAGGACAGCAGGTGGAAGTGATCCATCTGAATGGTTCCGTGGAGCTGGCCCCTTTGATCGGGCTGGCGGACCGAATCGTGGATATTGTCTCAACGGGGCGAACCCTGCAGGAAAACGGACTGGTGGAATTGGAAGAAATCGCCCCGATCACATCCCGTCTCATCGCCAACCGGGCCAGTTATCGATTAAAGAGCACCGCTGTAAATGGGATGGCGGAACGGATGTCCCGTGTGGTCCACAAGAAGGAGGTGCCGTTATGA
- the hisB gene encoding imidazoleglycerol-phosphate dehydratase HisB, with translation MSERHSRVERETKETQIRLSLDWDGSGETRLDTGVPFLEHMLDLLAKHGLFNLEVEAKGDWEIDDHHTVEDIAICLGRAIREALGDKKGIRRYGQAWVPMDDALGQVIVDLSNRPHLEFRAQFPQAKVGNFDTELIHEFFWKLALEARINLHVILHYGRNTHHMIESLFKALGRALDQAGERDPRVSGVPSSKGVL, from the coding sequence ATGTCTGAACGCCATTCACGAGTGGAACGAGAGACCAAAGAAACGCAAATTCGACTGTCCCTGGACTGGGACGGTTCCGGGGAAACCCGTTTGGATACCGGCGTTCCCTTTTTGGAACATATGCTCGACCTTTTGGCCAAACACGGATTGTTCAATCTGGAGGTGGAAGCCAAAGGGGATTGGGAGATCGACGACCATCACACGGTGGAGGATATCGCGATCTGCCTGGGACGCGCCATTCGGGAAGCCCTGGGTGACAAAAAGGGCATTCGCCGTTACGGACAGGCGTGGGTGCCGATGGATGACGCCTTGGGTCAGGTCATCGTCGATCTGTCCAATCGACCGCATCTGGAGTTCCGCGCCCAATTTCCCCAGGCAAAAGTGGGCAACTTCGATACCGAATTGATCCATGAATTTTTCTGGAAATTGGCTCTGGAGGCACGTATCAATTTGCATGTGATCCTCCATTACGGAAGAAATACGCACCATATGATCGAGTCCTTGTTCAAGGCGCTGGGCCGTGCACTTGACCAGGCGGGGGAACGGGACCCGAGAGTGTCCGGCGTTCCGTCATCCAAGGGGGTGCTGTAA
- a CDS encoding non-canonical purine NTP pyrophosphatase, whose protein sequence is MILPFATLNEGKLREARHVLSPMGIDVIRLPLELIEPDAGTIEEVTREKLRQVKEMGIDRVMVDDAGIFFAAYDHFPGILTKRIFERIGYKGIFKLLEGETRQAWFEGAIALLWDGETQIFSARTHGRLLDTLPPDVKPEAGFPFNPIFVPAGDHRTLAEMSPDERERYSYRGKVLKEAARWLNERNVETRGVH, encoded by the coding sequence TTGATTTTGCCTTTTGCAACGTTAAATGAAGGAAAGCTGCGGGAAGCCAGACATGTATTAAGCCCTATGGGAATTGACGTGATCCGTCTTCCCCTGGAGTTGATCGAACCGGATGCGGGTACGATTGAGGAAGTGACCCGGGAAAAGCTGAGACAGGTGAAGGAAATGGGAATCGATCGGGTCATGGTGGACGATGCGGGTATTTTCTTTGCAGCTTACGATCACTTTCCCGGAATTTTAACCAAACGCATTTTTGAACGGATCGGATATAAAGGGATTTTCAAACTGTTGGAAGGAGAAACCAGGCAAGCGTGGTTTGAAGGGGCGATTGCCCTGTTGTGGGACGGTGAGACCCAAATCTTCTCGGCTCGCACCCATGGACGGCTGTTGGACACCCTGCCCCCGGATGTGAAGCCGGAAGCGGGTTTTCCGTTCAATCCGATCTTTGTTCCCGCAGGCGATCATCGAACCCTGGCGGAAATGTCCCCTGATGAACGGGAACGCTATTCCTACCGTGGGAAAGTATTGAAGGAAGCCGCTCGTTGGCTGAACGAACGGAATGTGGAGACACGGGGAGTCCATTGA
- the hisF gene encoding imidazole glycerol phosphate synthase subunit HisF, giving the protein MITKRIIPCLDVKDGRVVKGVSFVNLRDAGDPVELAALYDEQGADELVFLDISASFEGRKTMVEVVKQAAGTLSIPFTVGGGIGSVEDMFRLLRAGADKTSINTSALERPGLIEEGARRFGSQCIVVAIDARLDPQSGDWEVFSHGGRKPTGRKAVDWAKEAVERGAGEILLTSMDQDGQKSGFDLELTRAVASAVRVPVIASGGAGKREHFVDVFEQTPADAALAASIFHYREIPLPDLKTYLKEKGVSIR; this is encoded by the coding sequence ATGATTACCAAGCGCATCATTCCCTGTCTCGATGTGAAGGATGGCCGCGTGGTGAAAGGGGTCTCCTTCGTTAATCTGCGGGATGCCGGCGATCCGGTGGAACTGGCCGCTCTGTACGATGAACAGGGAGCGGATGAACTGGTTTTTCTGGACATTTCCGCCTCCTTTGAGGGTCGGAAGACGATGGTGGAAGTGGTGAAACAGGCGGCGGGGACCTTAAGTATCCCCTTTACAGTGGGTGGCGGAATCGGATCGGTGGAGGATATGTTTCGGCTGCTGCGCGCAGGAGCGGATAAAACCTCGATTAATACCTCTGCCTTGGAGCGGCCCGGTTTGATCGAGGAGGGAGCCCGCCGTTTCGGCAGCCAGTGCATCGTCGTTGCGATCGATGCCCGGCTGGATCCGCAGTCCGGGGACTGGGAGGTGTTCAGCCACGGCGGACGCAAACCCACCGGTCGTAAAGCGGTAGATTGGGCCAAGGAGGCGGTCGAGCGGGGAGCGGGGGAAATTTTGCTGACCAGCATGGACCAAGATGGACAAAAATCCGGGTTCGACCTGGAATTGACCCGGGCAGTGGCATCGGCCGTACGGGTGCCGGTGATCGCCTCCGGCGGTGCAGGCAAGCGGGAACATTTCGTGGACGTGTTTGAACAGACTCCCGCCGACGCTGCCTTGGCCGCATCCATCTTTCACTATCGGGAAATCCCCCTTCCCGATCTGAAAACCTATTTGAAAGAGAAGGGGGTGTCGATCCGTTGA
- the hisIE gene encoding bifunctional phosphoribosyl-AMP cyclohydrolase/phosphoribosyl-ATP diphosphatase HisIE: protein MTLSFDPSQVRFDENGLVSAVVQDAISKEVLTLAYMNEASLKKTLETGQTWFWSRSRQELWHKGATSGHVQKVVSLALDCDGDALVARVIPAGPACHTGNYSCFTEPEAKSSDRFAILNSLERVIARREAERPEGSYTTSLFEGGVDRILKKVGEEATEVVIAAKNRSGDELRWESADLLFHWLVLLREQGLSLDEVLRELEQRHGPKPTDFSR from the coding sequence TTGACTCTATCCTTCGATCCGTCACAGGTCCGTTTTGATGAGAACGGCCTGGTCTCCGCCGTTGTGCAGGATGCGATCAGCAAGGAAGTGCTGACGTTGGCTTACATGAACGAGGCATCACTGAAAAAAACCTTGGAGACGGGTCAGACCTGGTTTTGGAGCCGCTCCCGTCAGGAACTGTGGCATAAAGGGGCGACTTCCGGCCATGTACAGAAAGTGGTCTCCCTCGCGCTGGATTGCGACGGGGATGCGCTTGTGGCGAGAGTGATTCCTGCCGGCCCTGCCTGTCATACCGGGAATTATTCCTGTTTTACAGAACCGGAGGCGAAATCATCCGATCGCTTTGCCATCCTGAATAGCTTGGAAAGGGTCATCGCTCGCCGGGAAGCGGAAAGGCCCGAAGGATCCTACACCACTTCCCTGTTTGAAGGCGGAGTGGACCGTATCCTTAAAAAGGTGGGAGAGGAAGCGACGGAAGTGGTGATTGCCGCCAAAAACCGATCCGGTGACGAACTTCGCTGGGAAAGCGCTGATCTTCTGTTCCATTGGTTGGTGCTGTTGCGGGAACAGGGGCTGTCCCTGGACGAAGTGTTGCGGGAGCTGGAGCAACGACACGGGCCCAAACCGACTGATTTTTCTCGTTGA
- the hisH gene encoding imidazole glycerol phosphate synthase subunit HisH: MIAVIDYGMGNLYSVSHALEKMGHSCRIVSQPEEVRKADGLILPGVGAFGDAMLELKKRGLVEAIRETAREKPLLGICLGMQLLFTSSDEHGYHQGLNLLAGHAKRLEGDINIPHMGWNGLRFAGPHPLLKGVEEGCVYFVHSYHVIPDNPEDILAVTDYHQTVTAIVGRNHLFGMQFHPEKSGKVGQRLLENFANLCREGVGV; this comes from the coding sequence ATGATCGCGGTGATCGACTACGGGATGGGCAACCTCTACAGTGTGAGTCACGCATTGGAAAAAATGGGCCATTCCTGTCGCATCGTCTCCCAACCGGAAGAGGTACGAAAGGCAGACGGATTGATCCTTCCGGGTGTCGGGGCCTTTGGCGATGCGATGCTGGAGTTGAAAAAAAGGGGACTGGTGGAGGCAATCCGGGAAACGGCCAGAGAGAAACCGCTTCTGGGCATTTGCCTCGGCATGCAGCTTTTGTTCACTTCCAGTGACGAGCATGGATACCACCAGGGACTCAACTTGCTGGCCGGACACGCAAAGCGGCTGGAGGGGGACATCAACATTCCCCACATGGGATGGAACGGGCTTCGTTTTGCGGGTCCGCATCCGCTGTTGAAAGGCGTGGAAGAAGGATGCGTCTATTTTGTCCACTCCTATCACGTCATTCCCGACAACCCGGAAGATATCCTGGCAGTGACCGATTACCACCAGACAGTGACGGCCATCGTGGGGCGGAATCATTTGTTTGGAATGCAGTTTCATCCGGAAAAAAGCGGAAAAGTGGGGCAGCGGCTTTTGGAAAACTTCGCGAACCTATGCCGGGAAGGAGTGGGCGTATGA
- a CDS encoding quinone-dependent dihydroorotate dehydrogenase produces MYALFKPWLFRLDPEAAHEWTIRSLKVTQTIPGVLPALQWKHRLDAPSLSVDCLRLRFPNPVGLAAGFDKHASVYPALAAWGFGFVEVGTLTPLPQPGNPRPRLFRLPEDEAVINRMGFNNAGVEAARQSFSRLKRPDIPIGINLGKNKDTPAHDAAADYCKGLRSLYRSGDYFVINISSPNTKGLRDLQQADSLEALLREVMDERHRLQQETGEIRPLLLKVAPDLDEKGLEDAVSIAMTQGIDGLIVSNTTLSREGIKHRHREETGGLSGRPLAARSTAMIRQVRRLTGGKAPIIGVGGIFDGQDALDKIKAGASLVQIYTGMIYRGPGIARRVNEELLHLLEKEGFSHVSEAVGVDA; encoded by the coding sequence GTGTATGCCTTGTTCAAACCATGGCTGTTCCGGTTGGACCCGGAAGCGGCCCACGAGTGGACCATCCGCAGCTTGAAAGTAACCCAAACCATCCCCGGCGTGTTACCCGCCTTGCAATGGAAGCACCGGCTCGACGCCCCTTCTCTGTCTGTAGACTGCCTCCGGCTTCGCTTCCCTAATCCGGTTGGACTGGCCGCCGGCTTTGATAAACATGCCTCCGTCTATCCGGCGTTGGCGGCATGGGGGTTCGGCTTTGTAGAAGTGGGGACCTTAACGCCCCTCCCCCAACCGGGCAATCCCCGTCCACGCCTGTTTCGGCTGCCGGAAGACGAAGCGGTGATCAACCGGATGGGCTTTAACAACGCCGGTGTGGAAGCGGCCCGCCAGTCTTTTTCCCGCCTGAAGCGGCCGGATATCCCCATCGGCATCAACCTGGGTAAAAACAAAGACACCCCCGCCCACGATGCCGCCGCCGATTACTGCAAAGGACTGCGATCACTGTATCGGTCAGGGGATTACTTCGTAATCAATATCAGCTCCCCCAACACCAAAGGACTGCGGGATTTGCAACAGGCCGACTCCCTGGAGGCCCTGCTGAGGGAAGTGATGGACGAACGGCACCGTCTGCAACAGGAAACGGGGGAAATCCGCCCGCTTCTATTAAAGGTGGCTCCCGATCTGGATGAAAAAGGACTAGAAGACGCCGTCTCCATCGCCATGACCCAGGGAATCGACGGGCTGATCGTCTCCAACACCACCTTAAGCCGCGAGGGGATCAAACACCGCCACCGGGAGGAAACCGGCGGCCTGAGCGGACGCCCTCTCGCCGCCCGTTCCACGGCGATGATCCGCCAAGTCCGCCGCTTAACCGGGGGGAAAGCCCCGATCATCGGCGTCGGCGGCATCTTTGACGGACAAGATGCCCTCGATAAAATCAAGGCCGGCGCTTCTCTGGTTCAAATCTACACCGGCATGATCTACCGCGGCCCCGGAATCGCCCGACGGGTGAATGAGGAGTTGCTGCACCTGTTGGAAAAGGAAGGATTTTCCCATGTATCGGAGGCCGTGGGAGTCGATGCGTAA
- the hisD gene encoding histidinol dehydrogenase, giving the protein MPIVQADELDTRRRQDTGTSEEEQMVAGILRRVQDEGDAALREYTRRFDRVDIAQPLVSDAEVEEAYTRVDPAFVEALRKAAEQIDAYHQRQKRQSWIDTGEDGTVLGQLVRPLERVGVYVPGGRAAYPSTVLMTVIPARVAGVEEIVITTPPQADGRVYAPTLVAAREAGVTRICKAGGAQAIAALASGTETIPRVDKICGPGNRYVALAKRLVYGRVDIDMIAGPSEIVVVADDSAKPAWVAADLLSQAEHDPLASAVLLTPSRALADAVANELSQQCSRLERSEIAAQSLRDHGAIAVTADLEEALNTANRLAPEHLELMVEDPWAWVGKVKHAGALFLGPWSPEALGDYVAGPSHVLPTNGTARFSSPLGVDDFIKKTSLIAASRQALLRDGPAVEILAEAEGLTAHAASIRVRMDKEDPHV; this is encoded by the coding sequence ATCCCGATTGTTCAGGCGGATGAGCTGGACACCCGGCGCCGTCAGGATACCGGGACGTCGGAAGAGGAGCAGATGGTTGCGGGCATCCTCCGTCGTGTTCAGGATGAAGGGGATGCAGCGTTACGGGAGTACACCCGCCGCTTCGACCGGGTGGACATCGCGCAGCCGCTGGTATCCGATGCGGAAGTGGAGGAAGCGTACACCCGGGTGGATCCCGCTTTTGTGGAGGCACTGCGGAAGGCGGCGGAACAGATTGACGCCTATCATCAGCGGCAGAAGCGGCAATCCTGGATCGACACCGGTGAAGACGGTACCGTACTGGGACAGCTGGTTCGCCCGTTGGAGCGGGTGGGCGTCTATGTGCCGGGGGGAAGGGCGGCTTATCCTTCCACTGTTCTGATGACGGTGATCCCCGCCCGGGTGGCCGGAGTCGAAGAAATAGTGATTACCACACCTCCACAGGCGGACGGCCGTGTTTACGCCCCCACACTGGTGGCGGCCCGGGAAGCGGGGGTGACCCGCATATGTAAGGCGGGTGGCGCCCAGGCCATTGCCGCTCTGGCTTCCGGGACGGAAACGATTCCTCGGGTGGATAAGATTTGCGGACCCGGAAACCGCTATGTGGCATTAGCCAAGCGGTTGGTGTATGGACGGGTGGATATCGATATGATTGCGGGGCCCAGCGAGATTGTGGTCGTCGCCGATGATTCGGCCAAACCGGCATGGGTGGCAGCCGATTTGTTGTCACAGGCGGAACATGATCCGCTGGCATCCGCCGTTTTGCTCACCCCGTCACGGGCATTGGCCGATGCCGTGGCGAACGAGTTGTCCCAGCAGTGCAGCCGGTTGGAACGAAGCGAGATTGCCGCCCAATCCCTGCGGGACCATGGGGCCATCGCCGTCACCGCCGATTTGGAGGAAGCACTGAATACGGCGAACCGGCTGGCACCGGAACATCTGGAATTGATGGTGGAGGATCCTTGGGCGTGGGTGGGCAAAGTAAAACATGCCGGTGCCCTGTTCCTGGGGCCGTGGAGCCCCGAGGCGCTGGGCGATTACGTAGCCGGTCCCAGCCATGTGCTGCCTACCAACGGAACGGCCCGTTTTTCCTCTCCGCTGGGAGTGGATGATTTCATCAAAAAAACGAGCCTGATCGCTGCCAGCCGCCAAGCCCTTTTACGGGATGGTCCGGCGGTGGAGATCCTGGCTGAAGCGGAAGGATTGACCGCACACGCGGCATCGATCCGAGTACGGATGGACAAGGAGGACCCCCATGTCTGA